One window of Dehalobacterium formicoaceticum genomic DNA carries:
- a CDS encoding JAB domain-containing protein — translation MKQDILHTENFLKGLTTLTGLPYKKVQQYVKENNPFNILEHPHIMEPNEKQLEKIGLLNEFIASYNILKIYESNEKVMLNSSTIAGQYFLALLGGMKDKERFMVAFLDSGNNIIETKTMSEGSIGQTAVYPREILKYTLACDCNTMILAHNHPGGSKNFSPEDRALTQRMVDIFHPLEIKILDHIIVGGGSYTSMAEKGIIPCQSKGTANYEMITLGPIPAEEKRNRFKHTHSR, via the coding sequence ATGAAGCAGGATATATTGCATACCGAAAATTTTTTAAAAGGGCTGACAACTTTAACAGGTCTACCCTACAAAAAAGTTCAGCAGTATGTAAAAGAAAATAACCCCTTTAACATCTTAGAGCACCCCCACATTATGGAACCAAATGAGAAGCAGCTTGAAAAGATAGGGCTGCTTAATGAATTCATTGCCTCTTACAACATTCTGAAAATCTATGAAAGCAATGAGAAGGTCATGCTTAATTCATCAACCATAGCAGGCCAATATTTTTTAGCCCTTTTGGGAGGAATGAAGGATAAAGAAAGGTTTATGGTTGCATTTTTAGACAGCGGCAACAACATCATCGAAACAAAGACTATGTCGGAAGGGAGTATCGGACAAACAGCGGTGTATCCAAGGGAAATATTAAAATATACCCTTGCCTGTGATTGCAATACAATGATTTTAGCCCATAATCATCCCGGAGGGTCCAAAAATTTTTCTCCGGAGGATAGGGCATTGACACAAAGAATGGTTGACATTTTTCATCCCCTTGAGATCAAAATTCTGGATCACATAATTGTTGGCGGCGGAAGCTATACTTCTATGGCGGAAAAAGGGATTATCCCCTGCCAGAGCAAAGGTACAGCAAATTATGAAATGATAACATTAGGTCCAATACCTGCGGAAGAAAAGCGGAATAGGTTTAAACATACACACTCGCGTTAA
- a CDS encoding DUF6075 family protein: METIRFASKEHKAFYCEMLIKTRNDDAYHRAFFYAMGICAETRRNIRSLFDFKNGGINPDGLSDPWQTGSTRRLCRLAFNLWNGFTEEGKENRSTPYELFDCGFAPYFFEAIRLRYPEYCRSMECTIRQSAMER, from the coding sequence ATGGAAACCATACGGTTTGCAAGTAAGGAGCATAAGGCTTTTTATTGCGAAATGCTTATTAAAACCCGCAATGACGACGCCTATCATCGGGCATTTTTCTATGCGATGGGAATTTGTGCTGAGACAAGACGCAATATTCGATCACTCTTTGACTTCAAAAACGGCGGAATTAACCCGGATGGTCTTTCGGACCCGTGGCAGACGGGCAGTACGCGCCGCCTGTGCCGCTTGGCCTTTAACCTCTGGAACGGCTTTACGGAGGAAGGAAAAGAAAACCGTTCCACACCCTATGAGTTGTTTGACTGCGGCTTTGCACCGTACTTTTTTGAGGCTATCCGTCTGCGCTATCCCGAATATTGCCGAAGCATGGAGTGCACCATCCGTCAATCCGCAATGGAACGGTAA
- a CDS encoding GGDEF domain-containing protein, translated as MKDWFYRLAPVILSVTGFPIIICLFFIHDILYDRWQWMFWLILLLFNVCSGVLMGTLVKKLYHGVSKDPLTGLYNRRCFYDRIDYEIEKMKRTKLPLSFALIDIDNFKTINDTYGHLEGDKVLVELARIFKTQARSGDTIVRWGGEEFAMILPETDKSGVLAFAERIRKLVEFSNCKYKITVCIGITTVYQEHDAEKIMSVADRALYKAKEKKNAVVYGVFNNITT; from the coding sequence ATGAAAGATTGGTTTTACAGGCTAGCCCCCGTTATCTTATCGGTAACGGGGTTTCCCATAATTATCTGCCTGTTTTTTATACATGATATTTTATATGACCGGTGGCAATGGATGTTCTGGCTGATACTATTGCTTTTCAATGTGTGTTCAGGTGTCCTGATGGGTACACTTGTTAAAAAGCTTTACCATGGGGTAAGCAAAGACCCATTAACAGGCTTGTATAATAGGCGGTGCTTTTACGACAGGATCGACTATGAAATAGAAAAAATGAAGCGTACAAAATTGCCGTTATCGTTTGCATTAATAGACATAGACAATTTCAAAACTATTAACGATACCTATGGGCATCTGGAGGGTGATAAGGTTCTGGTAGAGCTTGCCAGAATATTTAAAACGCAGGCCAGGTCGGGCGACACCATTGTCCGTTGGGGTGGTGAAGAATTTGCCATGATTTTACCTGAAACCGATAAAAGCGGAGTTTTGGCTTTTGCTGAACGTATCAGGAAGTTAGTAGAATTCTCAAACTGCAAGTATAAAATAACCGTCTGCATAGGAATTACAACAGTCTATCAAGAGCATGATGCAGAAAAAATCATGTCCGTAGCCGACAGAGCATTATATAAAGCAAAAGAAAAGAAGAACGCGGTTGTATATGGCGTTTTCAACAATATTACCACCTGA
- a CDS encoding VirB4-like conjugal transfer ATPase, CD1110 family → MIKTLQKIMKQDKERFIVPKGVQQAIPISAIWPDGIFRVGNKFSKSYRFEDINYAVASKEDKEAMFLSYSELLNSFDSGATTKITINNRRLNKADFESSILIPLKDDRLDEYRREYNRMLLDKATGANSIVQDKYVTVSVMKKNIEEARNYFSRIGTDLITHFSHLGSKCVELDATDRLRILHDFFRAGEETDFHFDLSATMRKGHNFKDFICPDTFEFEKDHFRIGNKYGRVIFLREYASYIKDSMVSELCDLNRNMMLSLDIIPIPTDEAVREVENRLLGVETNITNWQRRQNQSNNFSAVVPYDMEQQRKESKEFLDDLTTRDQRMMFAVLTMVHIADSKEQLDSDTETLLTNARKHLCQFSTLTFQQMDGLNTVLPFGLRKIDAIRTLTTESTAVFIPFRAQEISHSGGIYYGQNVISKNMIIANRKHLLNGNSFILGVSGSGKSFTAKREIVNQILSSDDDIILIDPEREYSSLVKAMGGEIIHISATSPNHINAMDMSKDYGDGANPVILKSEFVLSLCEQLIGGHNLGAKQKSLIDRCTASVYRTYLQSNYRDKLPTLQDFHAELLKQSEPEAQEIALAIELFTSGSLNTFAKPTNVDVNNRLICYDILDLGKQLLPIGMLVVLDSILNRITQNRAKGKNTFIIIDEIYLLFQHEYSANFLFTLWKRVRKYGAFCTGITQNVDDLLQSHTARTMLANSEFIVMLNQASTDRMELAKLLNISDLQLSYITNVDAGNGLIKVGSSLVPFTDQFPRNTKLYNLMTTKPGEQAQI, encoded by the coding sequence CCCTGCAAAAAATCATGAAGCAGGACAAGGAACGGTTTATTGTGCCCAAAGGTGTCCAACAGGCAATTCCCATCAGCGCTATCTGGCCGGATGGGATTTTTCGCGTGGGCAACAAATTTTCCAAATCCTATCGCTTTGAGGATATAAACTATGCGGTAGCATCCAAAGAAGACAAGGAAGCAATGTTTTTGTCCTATTCGGAGCTTTTAAATTCCTTTGACAGCGGAGCAACCACCAAAATCACCATCAACAACCGCAGACTGAATAAAGCCGACTTTGAAAGCTCCATTCTGATCCCGTTAAAAGATGACAGGCTGGACGAGTACCGCAGAGAATATAACCGGATGCTTTTGGATAAAGCCACAGGCGCAAACAGCATTGTGCAGGATAAGTATGTCACCGTATCAGTAATGAAGAAAAATATTGAGGAAGCAAGGAACTACTTTTCCCGCATCGGCACCGACTTGATTACCCATTTTTCCCACCTGGGATCAAAGTGTGTGGAACTGGACGCCACCGACCGCCTGCGTATCCTGCACGATTTTTTCCGCGCTGGAGAAGAAACGGACTTTCATTTCGACCTGTCCGCTACCATGAGAAAAGGACACAATTTCAAGGATTTCATCTGTCCTGACACCTTTGAATTTGAAAAAGATCACTTCCGTATTGGAAACAAATATGGGCGTGTCATCTTCCTGCGCGAGTATGCCAGCTACATCAAGGACAGCATGGTATCCGAGCTTTGCGACCTGAACCGCAATATGATGTTATCGCTTGACATTATCCCTATTCCAACCGATGAAGCCGTGCGGGAAGTGGAAAATCGGCTGCTCGGTGTGGAAACCAACATTACAAATTGGCAGAGGCGGCAGAATCAAAGCAACAACTTTTCTGCTGTTGTGCCTTACGACATGGAGCAGCAGCGCAAGGAAAGCAAGGAATTTCTCGACGACCTGACCACCCGCGACCAAAGGATGATGTTTGCCGTTTTGACGATGGTGCATATAGCAGACAGCAAAGAGCAGCTTGACAGCGATACAGAAACCCTGCTTACCAACGCTCGAAAGCATCTTTGCCAATTTTCTACCCTGACATTCCAACAAATGGACGGACTGAACACAGTGTTGCCCTTTGGCCTGCGGAAAATTGACGCCATCCGTACACTGACTACAGAAAGCACGGCAGTATTTATCCCGTTCCGGGCGCAGGAGATTTCCCACAGTGGTGGTATCTACTATGGTCAAAACGTTATCAGTAAAAACATGATCATTGCCAACCGTAAGCACCTGCTCAACGGAAACTCCTTTATTTTAGGTGTTTCCGGCTCCGGTAAGAGCTTTACCGCCAAGAGGGAAATCGTCAATCAAATTCTTTCCAGCGATGACGACATCATCCTGATTGACCCGGAGCGCGAATACTCATCGCTTGTCAAGGCGATGGGCGGCGAAATTATCCATATCTCGGCAACCTCTCCGAATCACATTAACGCAATGGATATGAGCAAAGACTACGGCGACGGCGCAAACCCAGTCATCCTCAAATCCGAATTTGTCCTTTCCTTGTGCGAGCAGTTAATCGGAGGGCATAACCTGGGCGCAAAGCAGAAATCTTTAATTGACCGCTGCACTGCCAGCGTCTACCGGACGTATCTGCAAAGCAATTACCGTGATAAGCTGCCAACCTTGCAGGACTTTCATGCGGAGCTGCTGAAACAGTCGGAACCGGAAGCACAGGAAATCGCCCTTGCTATCGAGCTGTTTACCAGCGGCAGCCTGAACACCTTTGCCAAGCCTACCAACGTGGATGTCAACAACCGCCTGATTTGCTATGACATCCTTGACCTGGGCAAGCAGCTCCTTCCCATCGGGATGCTGGTGGTTCTGGACAGCATCTTGAACCGTATTACACAGAACCGTGCGAAAGGCAAAAACACCTTCATTATCATTGATGAAATCTATCTGCTGTTCCAGCATGAGTACAGCGCCAACTTCCTGTTCACGCTCTGGAAGCGTGTCCGAAAGTACGGCGCTTTTTGTACGGGAATCACTCAAAACGTGGACGATCTTCTGCAGAGCCATACGGCCCGCACCATGTTGGCAAACAGCGAGTTTATTGTCATGCTCAACCAGGCTTCCACGGACAGAATGGAGCTTGCCAAGCTCCTGAACATTTCCGACCTTCAGCTTTCCTACATCACCAACGTGGATGCGGGGAACGGTCTGATTAAGGTGGGCAGTTCCCTTGTGCCCTTTACCGATCAATTCCCGCGCAATACCAAGCTCTATAACCTGATGACCACCAAGCCGGGCGAACAGGCCCAAATCTGA